In the genome of Treponema pedis, one region contains:
- a CDS encoding FAD:protein FMN transferase, with product MSSQKFKPFYAVLILFFAVLFFFVLFFSHYPQELKEYAKTDAVLGTVCRVRLLTEKPEKEAHEILNSVFTELFRLESLFNANSDIQHTNQYEISELEKVNRLAGIEPVEVSEELYSLVKTSIFFAEKTDGAFNPAIGPLVKLWNIGFNEAETAYPDKQNGDVELIPSKEKIEAVLPLLDYRDIILSENGSQHKTIFLRKKGMRLDLGGIAKGYAADKASLLIVSAGIKNALIDLGGNISVIGKNPSNKNWKIGIKNPNLGKNNSIMNMEVTDRSLVTSGNYERYFIREGVLYHHILDSKTGYPVKNDLNAVSILCKKSVYADVLSTACFVLGREKSQRLLNELEKPEYEAEAFFFFKDNTVSHLSDLKNENFKFEITDKEFKENTF from the coding sequence ATGAGTTCACAAAAATTCAAACCGTTTTACGCGGTACTTATTTTATTTTTTGCCGTTTTATTTTTTTTCGTTTTGTTTTTTTCTCACTATCCGCAAGAATTAAAAGAATACGCCAAAACCGATGCCGTACTGGGTACCGTTTGCAGAGTTAGACTGTTAACCGAAAAACCCGAAAAAGAGGCGCACGAAATTTTAAATTCGGTTTTTACGGAGCTTTTCCGTCTTGAATCTCTTTTTAATGCAAACTCCGATATTCAGCATACGAACCAATATGAAATTTCAGAACTTGAAAAAGTAAACCGACTTGCCGGAATTGAACCCGTAGAAGTTTCCGAAGAGCTTTATTCTTTGGTAAAAACCTCGATATTTTTTGCGGAAAAGACGGACGGAGCTTTTAACCCTGCAATAGGGCCTTTGGTAAAACTTTGGAACATAGGCTTTAACGAAGCGGAAACGGCTTATCCCGATAAGCAAAACGGGGATGTAGAGCTTATCCCCTCAAAAGAAAAAATCGAAGCCGTTTTACCGCTTTTAGATTATCGGGATATTATTTTAAGTGAAAACGGCTCGCAGCATAAAACGATTTTTTTGCGGAAAAAAGGTATGCGTCTTGACCTCGGCGGAATAGCAAAGGGTTATGCTGCGGATAAAGCATCTTTACTTATAGTAAGTGCAGGAATTAAAAACGCTCTCATAGATTTAGGCGGAAATATTTCGGTTATAGGAAAAAATCCTTCAAATAAAAATTGGAAAATAGGCATAAAAAATCCCAATTTGGGAAAGAATAATTCGATAATGAATATGGAAGTTACGGACCGCTCACTTGTAACATCCGGAAACTACGAACGCTATTTTATCCGAGAAGGGGTTTTATATCATCACATTTTAGATTCAAAAACGGGATATCCCGTAAAAAACGATTTAAACGCCGTTTCGATTTTATGTAAAAAATCCGTTTATGCGGACGTCCTTTCCACAGCCTGTTTTGTTCTGGGCAGAGAAAAAAGTCAAAGGCTTTTAAACGAATTGGAAAAACCGGAGTACGAAGCCGAAGCGTTTTTCTTTTTTAAAGATAATACCGTTTCGCATTTATCCGATTTAAAAAACGAAAATTTCAAATTTGAAATTACCGATAAGGAATTTAAAGAAAACACTTTTTAA
- the lspA gene encoding signal peptidase II: MKNKKELFLPFLLTAIVIAVDQISKFLVVKYMEPYSIFRSFLGDFLNLRLVYNLGAAFSFGADLGELSRRLFLGALPVIFLIILIVFYFKSDEFTKLQRWFVCGIIGGGFGNLLDRFFRSEGVVDFIDVKFFGIFGMERWPTFNAADAFIVCSGIGLAITFIMQNIQQRKTSTEQNTNEKRQ, encoded by the coding sequence ATGAAAAACAAAAAAGAGTTATTTCTTCCGTTTTTGTTGACCGCAATTGTAATTGCAGTCGACCAAATCAGTAAATTTTTAGTTGTAAAGTATATGGAACCTTATTCCATATTTCGCTCTTTTCTAGGCGATTTTTTAAATTTACGTCTGGTTTATAATTTAGGAGCGGCTTTCAGCTTCGGAGCGGATTTAGGAGAGCTTTCCCGCCGCCTTTTTTTAGGAGCTTTACCTGTAATATTTTTAATTATATTGATTGTTTTTTATTTTAAATCCGATGAATTTACAAAACTGCAACGCTGGTTTGTATGCGGAATAATAGGCGGCGGTTTCGGAAATCTTTTGGACAGGTTTTTCAGAAGCGAAGGTGTAGTCGATTTTATAGATGTGAAATTTTTCGGAATTTTCGGTATGGAACGATGGCCTACATTTAACGCCGCAGATGCTTTTATAGTTTGCAGCGGAATAGGACTTGCAATTACGTTTATAATGCAAAACATACAGCAGCGGAAAACTTCTACCGAACAAAATACGAACGAAAAAAGGCAATAA
- a CDS encoding coenzyme F420-0:L-glutamate ligase, which yields MNKFVGTTSRGLIAPIINEGDDIALIASETLLNAAKNEGFKINDKDILSVTESVVARSQGNYASADDIAKDIKEKFGSSPIGLIFPILSRNRFSVCLEGIARSKNKLIMMLSYPSDEVGNHLIDPDVFEDSDVNPWTNTFTHDEFRKQFGDHKHKFTGIDYIEYYESIMKKHNPDSFVILSNDPKKIIEHTKFCLTCDIHTRNRTKKLLKKAGAETVLGLDDILNKPVNGSGFNAEYGLLGSNKAGDDKIKLFPNNAQPIVERIQSIIKEKTGKTIEVMVYGDGAFKDPIGKIWELADPVVSPAYTKGLDGKPNEVKLKYLADNNFKGLSVEEQQKQIANYIEKHQKEASSKIDSMESQGTTPRRLIDLIGSLSDLTSGSGDKGTPIIFIQGYFDKYTG from the coding sequence ATGAACAAATTTGTAGGAACTACATCGAGGGGCTTAATTGCTCCTATCATAAACGAAGGCGATGACATCGCTCTCATAGCTTCGGAAACGCTTTTAAATGCGGCAAAAAACGAAGGCTTTAAAATCAACGACAAGGATATTCTTTCCGTAACCGAATCTGTGGTAGCCCGTTCTCAAGGAAACTACGCTTCGGCAGACGACATTGCAAAAGATATTAAGGAAAAATTCGGCTCTTCTCCAATCGGTTTAATTTTCCCGATTTTAAGTCGTAACCGTTTTTCGGTATGTTTGGAAGGAATTGCCCGTTCAAAAAATAAGCTGATTATGATGCTGAGTTATCCCAGCGACGAAGTCGGAAACCATTTAATAGACCCGGACGTTTTTGAAGATTCCGATGTAAATCCGTGGACAAACACCTTTACTCATGACGAATTTAGAAAACAATTCGGAGACCATAAACATAAATTTACGGGTATTGACTACATAGAATATTATGAATCGATAATGAAAAAACATAACCCCGACTCCTTTGTAATCTTATCCAATGACCCGAAAAAAATTATAGAGCATACTAAATTCTGTTTAACATGCGACATTCACACGCGTAATCGTACAAAAAAACTTTTAAAAAAAGCCGGAGCGGAAACCGTTTTAGGCCTTGACGATATTTTAAACAAACCCGTAAACGGAAGCGGTTTTAATGCCGAATACGGTCTTTTAGGTTCAAATAAGGCGGGCGACGATAAAATTAAATTATTTCCTAATAATGCCCAACCTATTGTAGAAAGAATTCAAAGTATAATAAAAGAAAAAACCGGTAAAACAATTGAAGTTATGGTTTACGGAGACGGAGCTTTTAAAGACCCAATCGGAAAAATTTGGGAGCTTGCCGACCCGGTAGTTTCTCCTGCATATACAAAAGGCTTGGACGGTAAGCCGAACGAGGTAAAATTAAAATACCTTGCGGATAATAATTTTAAAGGTCTTTCCGTAGAAGAACAGCAAAAACAAATCGCAAATTATATAGAAAAACACCAAAAAGAAGCGTCTTCAAAAATAGATTCTATGGAATCGCAAGGGACAACGCCGCGCCGCTTAATAGACTTAATCGGCTCGCTTTCCGACCTTACTTCAGGTTCAGGAGACAAGGGTACGCCTATAATTTTTATACAAGGTTATTTCGATAAATACACGGGATAA
- the dgcA gene encoding diguanylate cyclase DgcA: MSIKTKNKHRKKKFYKKNGANNNEKLSLQEKEIFDLKQLLEVSKSLNSVLEFDRLIEAILYSVMAQLKTLGAAIFTRKSFDDDSFVLYRENYGFDILQGGKYAIKVNHPMLRLLEKEKAGLSFDEITSKIMPDEITDLIFKLKPSFFIPLKAKNKMVGFLLLGEKMEAGHIYGEYECELISNIASLAAIAINNSQLLEMTTTDIMTRLKLKHFFYTVLNERLDRINNSFPPRVPLSIVMFDIDFFKQVNDTYGHAAGDMVLEKVADIIKNSTRSTDMAARYGGEEFVVMLDNTSIDGAKEIAERIRSTVENTSITYNGEKIQVTISAGTSAYTFDFEQAASLVNRADEALYESKQSGRNRVSISKKNLP, translated from the coding sequence ATGAGTATAAAAACCAAAAATAAACATAGGAAAAAAAAGTTTTATAAAAAAAACGGTGCAAACAATAATGAAAAACTATCTTTGCAGGAAAAAGAAATTTTCGACTTAAAACAATTGTTGGAAGTTTCAAAAAGTTTAAATTCCGTGCTGGAATTTGACAGACTTATCGAAGCCATTTTATACAGCGTTATGGCTCAGCTTAAAACACTGGGAGCGGCAATTTTTACCAGAAAATCCTTTGATGATGACAGTTTTGTTTTATACCGGGAAAACTACGGATTCGATATTTTGCAAGGCGGTAAATATGCAATAAAAGTAAATCATCCTATGCTGCGCCTTCTCGAAAAAGAAAAAGCCGGTTTATCATTTGATGAAATTACATCAAAAATAATGCCCGATGAAATTACCGATTTGATTTTTAAACTGAAACCCTCTTTTTTTATTCCGTTAAAAGCAAAAAATAAAATGGTAGGCTTTTTGCTTTTAGGAGAAAAAATGGAAGCCGGGCATATTTATGGAGAATATGAATGTGAGCTCATATCAAATATAGCCTCTCTTGCCGCAATTGCAATAAACAATTCTCAGCTTCTTGAAATGACTACAACGGATATTATGACAAGGTTAAAACTCAAGCACTTTTTTTACACGGTTTTAAACGAAAGGCTTGATAGAATAAATAATTCATTCCCGCCCAGAGTTCCTCTTTCAATCGTAATGTTCGATATAGATTTTTTTAAACAAGTAAACGATACTTACGGGCATGCCGCCGGAGATATGGTATTGGAAAAAGTTGCCGACATTATTAAAAACTCTACCCGCAGTACGGATATGGCGGCAAGATACGGCGGTGAAGAATTTGTAGTTATGCTGGATAACACGTCTATAGACGGAGCCAAAGAAATTGCCGAAAGAATACGCTCAACCGTCGAAAATACTTCAATTACATACAACGGCGAAAAAATACAAGTTACAATTTCTGCGGGAACTTCCGCCTATACTTTCGATTTTGAACAAGCGGCCTCCTTGGTAAACAGAGCCGACGAAGCCCTGTATGAATCAAAACAATCGGGAAGAAACCGTGTTTCAATTTCAAAAAAAAACTTGCCTTAA
- a CDS encoding Crp/Fnr family transcriptional regulator yields the protein MSDLFSSFSRFAKKFPKGSVIFSEFEPGSSFYLIQSGRVQLIKIINGFEKNLDILQPGEIFGEMAILDNSPRSASAIAYDEVTALEFNKENFEILMTGNPVIAMRLLKTFVKRIYTQKRRFMILTIEDKSARIADVFLMLDETTPNIDRSTEMRTFDISIDEVSRWAGISKEETEDSIRKFIDQGRISVYDDRIIVQNMTDLTRYVNTRRSKEHNLYMM from the coding sequence ATGTCGGATCTTTTTTCTTCTTTTTCGCGGTTTGCAAAAAAATTCCCGAAAGGTTCGGTTATTTTTTCCGAATTTGAACCAGGCTCTTCATTTTATTTAATTCAATCGGGACGTGTTCAGCTTATAAAAATTATAAACGGTTTTGAAAAAAACTTGGATATTCTACAACCGGGCGAAATATTCGGTGAAATGGCTATTTTGGATAACTCGCCGCGCTCCGCATCGGCAATTGCCTATGATGAAGTAACCGCACTCGAATTCAACAAAGAGAATTTTGAAATTTTAATGACCGGAAATCCCGTAATTGCAATGAGGCTCTTAAAAACCTTTGTTAAGCGCATTTACACGCAAAAACGCAGGTTTATGATTTTAACTATAGAAGATAAATCGGCAAGAATTGCCGATGTTTTTTTAATGCTTGATGAAACAACGCCTAATATCGACCGTTCTACTGAAATGCGCACCTTCGATATTTCAATAGATGAAGTTTCAAGATGGGCAGGAATTTCAAAAGAAGAAACCGAAGACAGCATTCGTAAATTCATAGACCAGGGAAGAATTTCCGTTTATGATGACAGAATAATCGTACAAAATATGACCGATCTTACACGCTATGTAAATACGCGCCGGTCAAAAGAACACAATCTCTATATGATGTAA
- a CDS encoding ATP-binding protein, which translates to MAQTQKLLIDKDKIETAIRMGVPITVTSYTLPKEMETYIADVITEFLKQLHHSDMVDYVVYCSNELSTNAKKANTKRCYFKEKSLDISKQNDYELGMSKFKEDTLSNLEYYLTLQKKAGLYVKVSMQVVQDNFILEISNNSPITQQEFKRIFDRLVRARQFSSLDEVFTQVLDSSEGAGLGLVIMVLMLKKLGLSEKAFSIDVVNGVTISRVTIPLSTGLKKQAEPLTRAIVEYINEIPQFPENIMQIQRAINDPDSNMQQIATLISGDIGLATDLLKCVNSTAFGLVKPCMDIAEAVKLMGLRGIQNLLYSVGTVKLLETNESEQRQIWEDAYKLAFFSFNTAKLTGKRNLVENAYVCGLLHNLGKIILQLMYPELMLKLAEIQAERNISPQVMDMIMSGMEQAEIGAALAEKWHFPTPIVITIRYKNNFEAAPEEYRELVETIRLADFMLNYSQGNIEFYQIPKVLLDKFKIKTEEQLKVICKRFEEAADK; encoded by the coding sequence ATGGCACAAACTCAAAAACTTTTAATCGATAAAGATAAAATCGAAACGGCGATTAGAATGGGCGTTCCTATTACGGTAACGTCCTATACCTTGCCCAAAGAAATGGAAACGTATATTGCCGATGTAATTACGGAATTTTTAAAACAATTACATCACAGCGATATGGTTGATTATGTAGTCTATTGCAGCAACGAGCTTTCGACTAATGCTAAAAAAGCAAATACGAAACGCTGCTATTTTAAAGAAAAAAGTCTTGATATTTCCAAGCAAAACGATTACGAATTGGGTATGTCCAAATTTAAAGAAGATACGCTTTCTAATTTGGAATATTACCTGACTTTGCAAAAAAAAGCCGGACTTTATGTAAAGGTTTCTATGCAGGTAGTACAGGATAATTTTATTTTGGAAATTTCCAATAATTCTCCTATTACACAGCAGGAATTTAAAAGAATTTTCGACAGGCTTGTTCGGGCAAGGCAATTTTCTTCTCTTGATGAAGTATTTACTCAAGTTTTGGACAGCAGCGAGGGCGCCGGTTTGGGGCTTGTAATTATGGTTTTAATGTTAAAAAAACTCGGGCTTAGCGAAAAGGCTTTCAGTATAGATGTTGTAAACGGAGTAACTATAAGCCGTGTTACAATTCCTTTAAGTACCGGTTTAAAGAAACAGGCGGAACCTCTTACAAGAGCAATTGTAGAATATATAAATGAAATTCCTCAATTCCCTGAAAATATTATGCAAATACAAAGGGCTATTAACGACCCCGATTCGAATATGCAGCAAATTGCAACTCTTATAAGCGGAGATATAGGGCTTGCTACGGACCTTTTAAAATGCGTAAATTCTACGGCGTTCGGCTTGGTAAAGCCGTGTATGGATATTGCGGAAGCCGTAAAACTTATGGGTCTTAGAGGAATCCAGAATTTGCTTTATTCGGTAGGAACCGTTAAACTTTTGGAAACGAACGAAAGCGAGCAAAGACAAATTTGGGAAGACGCTTATAAGTTGGCATTTTTTTCGTTTAATACTGCAAAACTTACAGGTAAAAGAAACCTTGTGGAAAATGCTTATGTTTGCGGGTTATTGCATAATTTAGGTAAAATAATTCTTCAACTGATGTACCCCGAGCTTATGTTAAAACTTGCCGAAATTCAAGCTGAAAGAAATATTTCTCCTCAAGTTATGGATATGATTATGAGCGGAATGGAACAGGCCGAAATAGGAGCGGCTCTTGCGGAAAAATGGCATTTTCCTACACCGATTGTAATAACAATCCGCTATAAAAATAATTTTGAAGCGGCTCCGGAAGAATATAGAGAGCTTGTTGAAACTATCAGATTGGCTGATTTTATGCTTAATTATTCGCAAGGAAATATAGAATTTTATCAAATACCTAAAGTATTATTGGATAAGTTTAAAATAAAAACCGAAGAACAGTTAAAAGTTATATGTAAACGTTTTGAAGAGGCAGCAGATAAATAA
- a CDS encoding rhomboid family intramembrane serine protease codes for MNILRKPFKYTYKNTVSLIIGINAAVFLLTSVFFNFQLYLGLIPLYIIKYDMYWQFLTYQFVHENFFHLLFNMIALVFFGIPVERKMGSKEFLLYYLLIGTLCGILSFLVYISLGVYNINLIGASGAVFGILLLYAVLFPSSVIYLWGVLPIPAPLLILGYAVIEVISIFSANDGVAHLTHFIGLFAGWLYILIRFGINPFKIWNSINR; via the coding sequence ATGAATATTTTACGAAAACCATTTAAGTATACTTATAAAAACACGGTGTCTTTAATAATAGGAATAAATGCCGCCGTGTTTTTGCTTACATCAGTATTTTTTAACTTTCAGCTGTATTTGGGACTCATTCCTCTTTATATCATTAAATATGATATGTACTGGCAGTTTTTAACTTACCAATTCGTACATGAGAATTTTTTTCATCTTTTATTTAATATGATTGCCTTAGTATTTTTCGGTATACCGGTTGAACGAAAAATGGGCTCAAAAGAATTTCTTTTATATTATCTTCTTATAGGAACGCTTTGCGGAATCTTAAGTTTTTTGGTTTATATCTCCTTAGGTGTTTATAATATAAACTTGATAGGAGCTTCAGGTGCCGTTTTCGGAATACTTCTTTTGTATGCGGTACTTTTTCCATCTTCGGTTATTTATCTTTGGGGAGTCTTACCTATACCGGCACCTCTTTTAATCTTAGGTTATGCAGTTATAGAAGTTATAAGCATTTTTTCTGCAAACGACGGAGTTGCACATCTTACGCATTTTATCGGGCTTTTTGCAGGCTGGCTTTATATACTAATCCGATTCGGAATAAACCCTTTTAAAATTTGGAATTCAATAAACCGCTGA
- a CDS encoding cyclic nucleotide-binding domain-containing protein, whose translation MPKAIRYKANSVVYFSGDFDERVFLLKTGNIALTSIDIETGAQVTDYIKTGEFFGVKSALGNFPREESAMVLTDSLVYSFTSKEFEAFAQSNTRIILQMIKVFSKQLRSIHRQLSSLLDSEEESNPEEGLFNVMNAFYGSQHYHAAGQVGTRYKTIYPNGKYITQVEQIIRSASEVAGRTFGTTEGKNEAGQISAQPEKNASSDDGTLYLSLNTAGDLFSEGKYDEAYDQYHYIIEAGSSGDIAQEAYIGAGKCLLEQKEYVRCLQLLTGFISQNPKSSKIADALMYLGICYQNMNRPDKALAFYDKAALLASPPLTQKIKELQAVCSDLMEGV comes from the coding sequence ATGCCTAAGGCTATTCGTTACAAGGCAAATTCGGTAGTTTACTTCTCAGGAGATTTTGACGAGCGCGTTTTTTTGTTAAAGACGGGAAATATCGCACTTACTTCTATAGATATAGAAACCGGAGCTCAAGTTACCGATTACATAAAAACGGGAGAATTTTTCGGTGTAAAATCCGCACTAGGTAATTTCCCCAGGGAAGAAAGCGCTATGGTTTTAACGGATTCTCTTGTTTACTCTTTTACGAGCAAGGAATTCGAAGCTTTTGCCCAATCAAACACCAGAATTATTTTACAGATGATTAAGGTTTTTTCCAAACAGTTAAGGTCCATTCATAGACAGTTATCTTCTCTTTTAGACAGCGAAGAAGAATCAAACCCGGAAGAAGGGCTTTTTAACGTTATGAATGCTTTTTACGGTTCTCAGCACTATCATGCAGCCGGACAGGTAGGAACACGGTACAAAACAATTTATCCTAACGGAAAATATATTACACAGGTGGAACAGATTATACGCAGCGCTTCGGAAGTAGCCGGAAGAACTTTCGGAACAACCGAAGGGAAAAACGAAGCCGGGCAAATTTCCGCACAGCCTGAAAAAAATGCTTCAAGTGATGACGGAACGCTTTATCTTTCTTTAAATACGGCAGGAGACCTATTTTCGGAAGGAAAATATGATGAGGCCTATGACCAATATCATTACATAATAGAAGCCGGCTCTTCAGGAGATATTGCACAGGAAGCCTATATAGGAGCCGGAAAATGCCTTTTAGAGCAAAAAGAATATGTACGCTGCTTACAGCTTTTAACCGGTTTTATATCTCAAAACCCGAAATCCTCTAAAATTGCGGACGCTTTAATGTATTTAGGTATTTGTTATCAAAATATGAATAGGCCGGATAAGGCGCTCGCCTTTTACGACAAAGCCGCCCTGCTTGCAAGCCCTCCGTTAACTCAAAAAATAAAAGAGCTTCAAGCGGTATGTTCGGACCTGATGGAAGGAGTTTAA
- a CDS encoding LTA synthase family protein produces the protein MQPSSTLYEKNYINPAKVKFTFPEKKRNLIILYMESMEITATSKEYGGLLKNNLIPELTELAENELSFSNGEKLGGATQTAGATHSIASLVCLNMGIPLILQIPPIGSIGPFEDYKINFSKFKINNFITGGYGLGDLLYDNGYNLVFSMASDKEFGCLGQFLENHKNFKVKTSYEYKQEGRLPKDYNVWWGFEDEKLYRFAREDISALAKEDKPFAYIFFTADTHSPSGYKDEKCPDTYFEKIHNVYAGASKKAYDFIQWAKTQDFYKNTTIVIAGDHLYMGGDLYPITVKLEERHTYNVFINSAKTSNKNKNRLFATFDLFPTIVESMGIGFNAKGLGLGISLFSGEKTLLEKKGLKRLNAEIKRKSDFYEKYLMKKENGK, from the coding sequence ATGCAGCCCTCAAGTACGCTTTATGAAAAAAACTACATAAATCCGGCTAAAGTAAAATTCACCTTTCCCGAAAAAAAAAGAAACTTGATTATTCTTTATATGGAATCAATGGAAATAACGGCAACATCTAAAGAATACGGAGGTCTTTTAAAAAACAATCTGATTCCGGAGCTGACTGAACTGGCGGAAAATGAGTTATCCTTTAGCAATGGGGAAAAACTCGGCGGAGCAACACAAACGGCGGGAGCTACTCATTCAATTGCATCTTTAGTATGTCTTAATATGGGAATTCCCCTTATTTTGCAAATTCCTCCCATAGGTTCAATAGGTCCGTTCGAAGATTATAAAATTAATTTTTCAAAATTTAAAATAAATAACTTTATAACGGGAGGTTACGGTTTAGGCGATTTATTATACGATAACGGATATAACCTGGTATTCAGTATGGCTTCCGATAAAGAGTTCGGCTGCTTGGGCCAATTTCTCGAAAACCACAAAAACTTTAAAGTAAAAACTTCTTATGAATACAAACAAGAAGGCAGGCTTCCAAAAGACTACAATGTTTGGTGGGGTTTTGAAGATGAAAAACTTTATCGGTTTGCGCGGGAAGATATAAGCGCTCTTGCAAAAGAAGATAAGCCTTTCGCTTATATTTTCTTTACCGCCGATACTCATTCTCCTTCAGGGTACAAAGATGAAAAATGCCCCGATACTTATTTTGAAAAAATTCATAATGTATATGCGGGAGCCTCAAAAAAAGCCTATGATTTTATACAATGGGCAAAAACGCAGGATTTTTATAAAAACACTACGATAGTAATTGCCGGAGACCATCTTTATATGGGAGGAGACTTATATCCGATTACGGTAAAATTGGAGGAAAGACATACCTATAATGTCTTTATAAACTCGGCGAAAACCTCAAATAAAAACAAAAACCGCCTTTTTGCAACCTTTGATTTATTTCCCACAATTGTGGAAAGCATGGGAATAGGGTTCAATGCAAAAGGGCTGGGATTGGGAATTTCTCTTTTTTCAGGAGAAAAAACTTTACTTGAGAAAAAAGGCTTAAAACGGTTAAATGCCGAAATTAAAAGAAAGTCCGATTTCTATGAAAAGTACTTAATGAAAAAAGAAAACGGTAAATAA
- a CDS encoding ATP-binding protein — translation MDFSRKLPIGVQSFKKLRQDDYLYIDKTEFVWKLVQSSSSYFLSRPRRFGKSLFLSTLAAYFLGQKELFKGLAIERYENTKKEPWREYPVFYLDFNVGKYSEQTALDERLNLFLKDIEKEYGIENAEQTSFASRFEAALKAAYKKTGKQVVFLVDEYDKPLLQTMGKNERLNEEYRNTLKAFYSVLKSSDQFIRFAFLTGVTKFSKVSIFSDLNNLHDISMLPDYSSICGITQTELEKNFEPEIKNLGEENNLTYEQTLAKLKKTYDGYLFCQKTISVYNPFSILSVLSGKLFKHYWFKTGTPTFLVDYLKEGHYYIPDLDGGIELNEASLETYRAEAKEPLPILFQAGYLTIKEYIDEAGLYRLGFPNDEVRYGFLENLIPAYTALRPSDTGVSIWEFTKDIRAGNVDGFMERIKAVISGIPYDSFSKKNASLREQNYQAAVYLIFALMGQFVETEVHCALGRADCVVQTENAVYIFEFKLGTKGSADEAIEQIKKQNYEGKYKASGKPVVLIGAGFDVRKRTVKDWKTVRV, via the coding sequence ATGGATTTCAGCCGGAAACTGCCTATCGGTGTGCAGAGTTTTAAAAAACTTAGACAAGACGACTATCTTTATATTGACAAAACCGAATTTGTTTGGAAATTGGTACAGTCGTCATCATCTTATTTTTTAAGCCGACCGCGCCGCTTCGGGAAAAGCCTTTTTCTTTCAACGCTTGCGGCATATTTTTTAGGGCAAAAAGAATTGTTTAAAGGGCTTGCAATCGAACGGTACGAAAACACAAAAAAAGAGCCGTGGCGGGAATATCCCGTTTTTTATCTTGATTTTAATGTAGGAAAATACAGCGAACAAACCGCTCTTGATGAGAGGCTTAATTTATTCTTAAAGGATATCGAAAAAGAATACGGAATAGAAAATGCGGAGCAAACTTCCTTTGCTTCAAGATTTGAAGCCGCATTAAAAGCCGCTTATAAAAAAACGGGTAAGCAGGTGGTTTTCCTCGTTGACGAATATGATAAACCTCTTCTTCAAACAATGGGAAAAAACGAACGCTTAAACGAAGAGTACCGCAACACGCTTAAAGCCTTTTATTCCGTTTTAAAAAGCTCAGACCAATTTATCCGATTCGCATTTTTAACGGGCGTTACCAAATTCAGTAAGGTAAGCATTTTCAGCGATTTAAACAATCTTCACGATATAAGTATGCTTCCCGATTATTCAAGTATTTGCGGCATAACCCAAACCGAACTTGAAAAAAACTTTGAACCTGAAATTAAAAATTTAGGTGAAGAAAACAATTTAACTTATGAACAAACTCTTGCAAAATTAAAAAAGACTTATGACGGCTATTTATTTTGTCAAAAAACGATTTCAGTTTATAATCCGTTCAGCATTTTAAGCGTTTTAAGCGGGAAACTTTTTAAACATTATTGGTTTAAAACCGGGACACCAACTTTTTTAGTCGATTATTTGAAAGAGGGGCACTATTATATTCCCGACTTGGACGGAGGAATCGAACTGAACGAAGCAAGCCTTGAAACCTATCGTGCCGAGGCTAAAGAGCCCTTGCCCATTTTATTTCAGGCGGGCTACTTAACAATAAAAGAATATATCGATGAAGCGGGCTTATACCGGTTGGGCTTTCCGAATGATGAAGTGCGCTACGGTTTTTTGGAAAACTTAATTCCCGCATATACGGCTCTAAGACCGAGCGATACGGGAGTTTCGATTTGGGAGTTTACAAAAGATATAAGAGCGGGAAATGTGGACGGTTTTATGGAGAGAATAAAGGCCGTTATTTCCGGTATTCCTTATGACAGTTTCAGTAAAAAAAATGCGTCATTAAGAGAGCAAAATTATCAAGCAGCCGTTTACCTCATATTCGCTTTAATGGGGCAGTTTGTAGAAACCGAAGTACATTGCGCCTTGGGAAGAGCCGATTGTGTAGTGCAAACGGAAAATGCGGTTTATATTTTCGAATTTAAGCTGGGAACAAAGGGAAGTGCCGATGAAGCGATAGAGCAGATAAAAAAGCAAAATTATGAAGGGAAATACAAGGCTTCCGGAAAACCTGTTGTGCTTATAGGCGCGGGCTTTGACGTAAGAAAGAGAACTGTAAAAGATTGGAAAACGGTTAGGGTGTAA